One window of uncultured Erythrobacter sp. genomic DNA carries:
- a CDS encoding P-II family nitrogen regulator, translated as MKKIEAIIKPFKLDEVKEALHEIGVSGITVTEARGFGRQKGHTELYRGAEYVVDFLPKVKLEVVVSDDQAERVVEAVAAAAQTGRIGDGKIFVSPIESALRIRTGETDDDAI; from the coding sequence TTGAAAAAGATCGAAGCGATCATCAAACCCTTCAAACTCGACGAGGTGAAGGAGGCGCTGCACGAAATCGGCGTGTCCGGCATCACCGTGACCGAGGCGCGCGGCTTTGGCCGGCAAAAGGGCCACACCGAGCTTTATCGCGGCGCTGAATATGTCGTCGATTTCCTGCCCAAGGTGAAGCTGGAAGTAGTCGTCTCCGACGATCAGGCAGAGCGCGTTGTTGAAGCGGTAGCCGCCGCTGCGCAAACCGGCCGGATCGGTGATGGCAAGATCTTCGTTTCGCCGATCGAAAGCGCCTTGCGCATCCGCACCGGCGAAACCGACGACGACGCGATCTAG
- the argC gene encoding N-acetyl-gamma-glutamyl-phosphate reductase: MATSIFIDGAAGTTGLEIRDRLDGREEFELIVLDDAQRKDEAARKDALHAADVAILCLPDDAARDAVELAEGSDTRIIDASSAHRVADGWTYGFPELIGQEKVANAQYVSNPGCYPTGFLALVAPLVRAEILEPDWPYTVNAVSGYSGGGNALIERFENEPDIAFRAYGLGLNHKHLAEMQAHAMLGLPPVFSPAVIPAHRGMIVDVPIPLDAISDEHFVEPVKPILLAKLQDTFSDSKIVTVNPGTEAVPELLLKRSAEPWDGMELFVFEGDYQARLIARLDNLGKGASGAAIQNLNIMCGLPETTGLRL, encoded by the coding sequence ATGGCGACAAGCATTTTCATCGATGGAGCTGCCGGTACAACCGGCCTTGAAATTCGCGACCGGCTGGATGGCCGTGAGGAGTTCGAGCTGATCGTGCTCGACGACGCGCAGCGCAAGGACGAGGCCGCGCGCAAGGATGCCCTGCATGCTGCGGATGTGGCGATCCTGTGCCTGCCCGATGACGCCGCGCGCGATGCGGTGGAGCTGGCCGAAGGATCGGACACGCGCATCATCGACGCCTCCAGCGCGCACCGCGTGGCCGATGGCTGGACCTATGGATTTCCCGAGCTGATCGGGCAAGAAAAGGTCGCCAATGCCCAGTATGTGAGCAACCCGGGCTGTTATCCGACCGGCTTCCTCGCGCTAGTCGCGCCGTTGGTGCGCGCCGAAATTTTAGAGCCGGACTGGCCCTATACCGTCAATGCTGTGAGCGGGTATTCCGGCGGAGGAAATGCGCTTATTGAGCGATTCGAAAATGAACCGGATATTGCCTTCAGGGCATATGGGCTTGGCCTCAATCATAAGCACCTTGCCGAGATGCAGGCTCATGCAATGTTAGGTCTGCCTCCCGTCTTTTCGCCGGCAGTGATACCCGCGCATCGCGGAATGATTGTCGATGTTCCCATTCCACTTGATGCAATTTCGGATGAGCATTTTGTGGAACCGGTGAAGCCAATCTTGCTGGCCAAGCTCCAGGATACCTTTTCGGACAGCAAGATCGTAACCGTCAATCCCGGAACCGAGGCCGTGCCAGAGCTTCTCCTTAAGCGCAGCGCAGAGCCTTGGGACGGTATGGAATTGTTCGTTTTTGAAGGCGACTACCAAGCCCGTCTGATCGCCCGGCTCGACAATCTCGGCAAAGGTGCGAGCGGCGCTGCGATCCAGAATTTGAACATTATGTGCGGCCTGCCCGAAACCACCGGTTTGCGGCTCTGA
- a CDS encoding leucyl aminopeptidase family protein, whose translation MTDIQDLIQPDRGQDAIAIHLTTKADFDSFTKSLSSGQRASLSAQKFDGSPGAVGIAPDGDGFVAVGGVADPENLSSYCLSALAERLPEGTYRLVDHEPGAAAFGWLTAHYRFTRYKDDESASGPRTLLTSQVGRLPAFMAEAQAEMWVRDLVNTPAEDMGPAAIEAEFERLAEAHGAKLDVTKGDALEQGYPMVHAVGRAADRKHAPRLLHLKWGKKGAPVLAIVGKGVCFDSGGLDIKSAAGMRLMKKDMGGAAHALALAGLVMGAGLKVQLHLIVPAVENAISGPAFRPGDVLSSRKGLSVEIHNTDAEGRLILGDALTRASEEEPDLVMDFATLTGAARIALGPDYAAMMAREDATADALIAAGKAHDDEPWRLPLPEAYRDYLKSDIADIVNAQSNPYAGASVAGLFLDRFVGEGIDWVHFDTFAWRPYPKPGRSKGGAAYGLRAAWHMLQARFAD comes from the coding sequence ATGACCGACATCCAAGACCTCATCCAGCCCGATCGCGGGCAGGACGCCATCGCGATCCACCTCACCACCAAGGCGGATTTCGACAGTTTCACCAAGAGCCTCTCGTCAGGCCAGCGTGCAAGCCTATCCGCGCAGAAATTTGACGGATCGCCGGGTGCGGTCGGGATCGCGCCAGACGGAGACGGCTTTGTCGCAGTCGGCGGGGTAGCGGACCCGGAAAACCTATCAAGCTATTGCCTGTCCGCACTGGCGGAGCGCCTACCCGAAGGCACGTACCGCCTTGTCGATCACGAACCGGGTGCCGCCGCCTTTGGCTGGCTGACCGCGCATTACCGCTTCACCCGCTACAAGGATGACGAGAGCGCCAGCGGCCCGCGCACATTGCTGACTTCGCAAGTTGGCCGCCTGCCCGCTTTTATGGCCGAAGCTCAGGCAGAGATGTGGGTGCGTGATCTCGTCAACACGCCAGCAGAAGATATGGGGCCAGCAGCGATCGAGGCCGAGTTCGAGCGCCTTGCAGAGGCGCATGGTGCAAAGCTCGACGTGACCAAGGGGGATGCGCTCGAACAGGGATACCCGATGGTCCATGCGGTTGGCCGCGCTGCGGATCGCAAACACGCGCCGCGCCTGCTCCACCTCAAATGGGGCAAGAAAGGCGCGCCGGTGCTGGCGATTGTCGGCAAGGGCGTGTGCTTCGATTCAGGCGGGCTGGATATCAAATCGGCTGCCGGAATGCGGCTGATGAAGAAGGATATGGGCGGCGCTGCGCATGCTCTGGCGCTTGCAGGCCTCGTCATGGGAGCAGGCCTGAAAGTGCAGCTCCACCTGATCGTGCCCGCAGTCGAGAATGCGATTTCCGGCCCGGCCTTCCGGCCCGGCGATGTGCTTTCCAGCCGCAAAGGGCTTTCGGTCGAAATCCACAACACCGATGCCGAAGGACGTCTGATCCTCGGCGATGCGCTCACCCGTGCGAGCGAAGAGGAGCCCGATCTGGTGATGGACTTCGCCACGCTGACCGGCGCAGCGCGGATCGCGCTTGGCCCCGATTACGCGGCGATGATGGCGCGCGAGGATGCAACCGCTGACGCTCTGATCGCAGCGGGCAAGGCGCATGATGACGAGCCGTGGCGACTGCCTCTGCCAGAGGCCTATCGCGATTACCTCAAGTCCGACATCGCCGACATCGTCAACGCCCAGTCCAACCCCTATGCCGGCGCGAGCGTCGCTGGTCTGTTCCTCGACCGCTTCGTTGGCGAAGGGATCGACTGGGTGCATTTCGACACATTCGCTTGGCGTCCCTACCCCAAGCCGGGCCGGTCAAAGGGCGGCGCGGCCTATGGCCTGCGCGCTGCATGGCACATGTTGCAGGCCCGCTTTGCCGACTAG
- the map gene encoding type I methionyl aminopeptidase yields MTEYQLVESDQTVYRDGTIKLHTEEGFEGMRRAGQLSARILDEVADWVQPGVTTESIDTRVREMMMDAGAVPATLGYRGYTHSSCISINHVICHGIPGPKVLKDGDILNVDVTSLLDGWHGDTSRMYYAGEPSLKAKRLVDVTYDCLMLGIEAAGKPGARLGDIGAAIEAHAKQFRYGVVREFCGHGLGRLFHDAPEVVHAAKAGTGPELKPGMFFTIEPMINLGKPWAKVLGDGWTAVTRDKSLSAQFEHSLAITEDGVEIFTKSPTGRDKPPY; encoded by the coding sequence ATGACTGAATACCAACTCGTTGAAAGCGACCAGACCGTCTATCGCGACGGCACGATCAAGCTCCACACCGAAGAAGGCTTCGAAGGGATGCGCAGGGCCGGGCAATTGTCCGCGCGCATTCTCGATGAAGTGGCTGACTGGGTGCAGCCCGGTGTTACGACCGAGAGCATCGATACGCGCGTGCGCGAAATGATGATGGATGCGGGCGCGGTTCCGGCGACGCTCGGCTATCGCGGCTATACGCATTCGAGCTGTATCTCGATCAACCATGTGATTTGCCACGGTATTCCGGGACCGAAAGTGCTGAAAGATGGCGACATACTCAATGTCGACGTGACCTCGCTGCTTGACGGCTGGCACGGTGATACGAGCCGGATGTATTATGCAGGCGAGCCGAGCCTAAAGGCCAAGCGGCTGGTCGATGTCACCTATGACTGCCTAATGCTGGGGATCGAGGCGGCGGGCAAACCGGGCGCGCGGCTGGGCGATATTGGCGCTGCGATCGAGGCGCACGCCAAGCAGTTCCGCTACGGAGTGGTGCGCGAGTTTTGCGGGCATGGCCTAGGCCGACTGTTCCACGACGCTCCCGAAGTGGTCCATGCAGCTAAGGCGGGCACGGGGCCTGAACTGAAACCCGGCATGTTCTTCACCATCGAACCGATGATCAATCTCGGCAAACCATGGGCGAAGGTTCTCGGCGACGGCTGGACTGCGGTAACGCGTGACAAGTCGCTGAGTGCGCAGTTCGAACACAGCCTTGCGATCACCGAGGACGGGGTGGAGATTTTCACCAAGAGCCCGACTGGTCGGGACAAGCCACCTTATTAA
- a CDS encoding heme exporter protein CcmB yields the protein MIGAMFRRDLAKFFPFAGGGAALPVVFFVAVAMLYPFAVGPDADLLSRTGGGVVWIAALLAAILPLEKLVAQDIELGVFDQLKLRGASEEMMMAVRLAAHWLSFGPPLVLAAFPAAALLALDMPTLHLLLLGLLAGTPGLAAIGLMIAALTASLRAGAALSGLLLIPLALPILIFGAGALARQDAASLGFVAAISLLLVALAPFAAGAAIRAAREV from the coding sequence ATGATCGGCGCGATGTTCCGGCGCGATCTGGCGAAATTCTTCCCCTTTGCAGGAGGAGGCGCGGCGCTGCCCGTGGTGTTCTTTGTCGCGGTGGCGATGCTCTATCCCTTCGCAGTCGGGCCGGACGCTGATCTCCTCTCGCGCACCGGCGGAGGGGTCGTGTGGATCGCCGCCTTGCTCGCAGCGATCCTGCCGCTGGAAAAGCTAGTGGCGCAGGACATCGAGCTGGGAGTGTTCGATCAGCTCAAGCTGCGCGGCGCGAGCGAAGAGATGATGATGGCGGTGCGGCTTGCCGCCCATTGGCTGAGCTTCGGCCCGCCTCTGGTGCTAGCCGCATTTCCCGCCGCCGCGCTGCTGGCGCTCGATATGCCGACATTGCACCTGCTGCTGCTTGGCCTGCTGGCAGGCACGCCGGGCCTCGCCGCTATCGGCCTGATGATCGCAGCCCTAACCGCAAGCCTGCGTGCCGGAGCCGCTTTGTCGGGCCTCCTCTTAATCCCGCTCGCTCTTCCGATCCTGATTTTCGGCGCAGGCGCGCTGGCGAGGCAGGATGCGGCGAGCTTGGGATTTGTGGCAGCGATCAGCCTGCTGCTGGTGGCGCTCGCGCCGTTTGCAGCAGGGGCGGCGATCAGGGCCGCGCGGGAGGTTTAG
- the ccmA gene encoding heme ABC exporter ATP-binding protein CcmA — translation MQAKLSALNLACRRGDRLLFRGLSFDLSAGEALHLTGANGTGKTTLIRALAGLTTPFAGEILSHGELGLLDERPALDPDQPLGKALAFWQLVDGCNDPAGALKVLGLEPLLEVPVRYLSTGQRKRAGMAALLNRGVPVWLLDEPLSGLDASAIEQVTSLIQLHIGGGGIALIASHQPLAISGLKTLSIEDFAAREEPS, via the coding sequence ATGCAAGCCAAACTGTCCGCGCTGAACCTCGCCTGCCGCCGCGGCGACCGGCTGCTGTTTCGCGGGCTGTCCTTCGATCTGAGCGCGGGCGAGGCGCTGCATCTGACTGGCGCGAACGGGACCGGCAAGACCACTCTGATACGGGCGTTGGCAGGGCTGACGACGCCTTTTGCAGGCGAGATTTTGAGCCATGGCGAACTTGGCTTGCTCGACGAGCGCCCTGCCCTCGATCCCGACCAACCGCTGGGCAAAGCGCTGGCATTTTGGCAGCTTGTGGATGGCTGTAACGATCCTGCGGGCGCACTCAAAGTGCTCGGTTTGGAACCCCTGCTCGAAGTGCCGGTGCGCTACCTTTCGACCGGCCAGCGCAAGCGCGCGGGCATGGCTGCGCTGCTCAATCGCGGTGTGCCTGTATGGCTGCTCGACGAACCGCTATCTGGCCTTGATGCGAGCGCAATCGAGCAGGTTACCTCGCTGATCCAGCTGCATATTGGGGGCGGCGGAATTGCCCTGATCGCCTCGCACCAGCCGCTCGCGATTTCCGGCCTCAAGACCCTCTCCATCGAAGATTTCGCCGCGCGCGAGGAACCGTCATGA
- a CDS encoding 4a-hydroxytetrahydrobiopterin dehydratase: MATVPELDEAERSRLLADHPEWELAREGKAIIRTFQFGNFSEAWGFMSRVALLADAQDHHPEWFNVYAKVEITLTTHDAGTSGGLSHRDVKLARAIDALV, translated from the coding sequence ATGGCCACTGTCCCCGAACTCGATGAAGCCGAACGCAGCCGCTTGCTCGCCGATCATCCCGAATGGGAACTTGCGCGCGAGGGCAAGGCGATCATTCGCACCTTTCAATTCGGCAATTTTTCCGAAGCCTGGGGCTTTATGAGCCGCGTGGCGCTGCTCGCCGATGCGCAGGATCACCATCCTGAATGGTTCAACGTCTATGCCAAGGTGGAAATCACCCTGACCACGCATGATGCGGGGACGAGCGGCGGTTTGTCACACCGCGATGTCAAGCTGGCCCGGGCGATTGACGCGCTGGTCTAG
- a CDS encoding SDR family oxidoreductase, which yields MTTGEATRSIFITGGASGIGRAVAVFFAERGWFVGIADINEAGMAETLGMISSGRASTHTLDVRDKAQWEAALKAFNEAAGGRIDVVFNNAGIGEGGALVDQAEGELTTMLDINLKGVIFGAQASHPYLAASAPGSVLLNTASLAGIIGAPGLAAYCATKWAVRGLTESLDAEWADDGITVASLCPGFIDTPIIGKVQEGTNQTAKEALIEQGVEVSSVDIVPDVVWRAVHGDDLHYTVGREAGRLRRLKRWLPGMVRKQMRKSGMGIEV from the coding sequence ATGACCACAGGCGAAGCCACACGTTCGATCTTCATCACCGGCGGCGCGTCGGGCATTGGCCGCGCGGTAGCGGTGTTCTTTGCCGAGAGGGGCTGGTTTGTCGGGATCGCCGATATCAACGAGGCCGGAATGGCCGAGACGCTCGGCATGATCTCCTCGGGCCGCGCATCGACCCATACACTCGACGTGCGCGACAAAGCGCAATGGGAGGCTGCACTCAAGGCCTTCAATGAAGCCGCAGGTGGACGGATCGACGTGGTCTTCAACAATGCCGGGATCGGTGAAGGCGGAGCGCTGGTGGATCAAGCTGAGGGCGAGCTGACCACCATGCTCGACATCAATCTAAAGGGCGTGATCTTCGGCGCACAGGCATCGCACCCCTATCTCGCCGCGAGCGCTCCGGGATCGGTTTTGCTCAACACGGCGAGCCTTGCCGGGATCATCGGCGCGCCGGGCCTTGCCGCCTATTGCGCGACCAAATGGGCGGTGCGCGGGCTCACTGAAAGCCTCGATGCCGAATGGGCCGATGACGGGATCACCGTGGCCTCACTCTGCCCCGGCTTCATCGACACACCGATCATCGGCAAAGTGCAGGAAGGCACCAACCAGACTGCTAAAGAGGCGCTGATTGAACAGGGCGTCGAAGTGTCGTCAGTCGATATCGTGCCCGACGTGGTGTGGCGCGCGGTGCATGGCGACGATCTGCATTACACCGTCGGCCGCGAAGCGGGCCGTCTGCGGCGGCTAAAGCGCTGGCTGCCCGGCATGGTTCGCAAGCAAATGCGCAAGAGCGGAATGGGGATCGAGGTCTAA